The following proteins come from a genomic window of Halorussus halophilus:
- a CDS encoding HEAT repeat domain-containing protein, with protein MSDDEDAPEETGDEEAEQEETEQEEALEEQVSEESIEEELDAAEEDLEEAETETDLDAVEAKLDKIEGMLEAAELPEPDDEDEEGPQEQFEGRLSDLRDELEEARGPYAEEVIETIEDAAGTIEDTRWTETGIEELEATVEEFVKAVEDALDTNVNAMLDSDKVTLAATLEKAATKIGDASLDPDDDSETIESLVAAAEELEAGVEDAEAWDDLETREQLEAEGYFAELEHRKDYPPEWHALKIWEKRDRADMVLLALDKLQSNFMERHCLESLERMGNPESLDEMKQRAQRRDKPAIRIIGKIGDEDGLEAIRDYVDADPGMAKPVLKAIGEIGSEEATQDVANQLAAEDASVRSQAARSLGLIGDTRAIEPLADVLEDDEADEVRASAAWALNQIGTERALEEVRAYSEDRAYIVQSEAEKALDTEGERAA; from the coding sequence GTGAGCGACGACGAAGACGCACCCGAAGAGACGGGCGACGAGGAAGCAGAGCAGGAAGAAACCGAACAGGAGGAGGCTCTCGAAGAGCAGGTCTCCGAAGAGAGCATCGAGGAGGAACTCGACGCGGCCGAGGAAGACCTCGAAGAAGCAGAGACCGAGACGGACCTCGACGCCGTCGAAGCGAAACTCGACAAAATCGAGGGCATGCTCGAAGCTGCCGAGCTTCCCGAACCGGACGACGAGGACGAGGAAGGTCCCCAAGAGCAGTTCGAGGGCCGACTCTCCGACCTACGCGACGAACTCGAAGAAGCCCGCGGCCCCTACGCCGAAGAAGTCATCGAGACGATAGAGGACGCCGCCGGGACTATCGAGGACACGCGCTGGACCGAGACGGGCATCGAAGAACTCGAAGCGACCGTCGAGGAGTTCGTGAAGGCCGTCGAAGACGCACTCGACACCAACGTCAACGCCATGCTCGACAGCGACAAAGTGACGCTCGCGGCGACACTGGAGAAGGCCGCGACGAAAATCGGCGACGCGAGTCTCGACCCCGACGACGACAGCGAGACCATCGAGTCGCTCGTCGCCGCCGCCGAGGAACTCGAAGCGGGCGTCGAAGACGCCGAAGCGTGGGACGACCTCGAAACCCGCGAGCAGTTGGAGGCAGAGGGCTACTTCGCGGAACTCGAACACCGCAAGGACTACCCGCCGGAGTGGCACGCCCTGAAGATTTGGGAGAAACGCGACCGAGCAGACATGGTCCTACTGGCGCTCGACAAACTCCAGTCGAACTTCATGGAACGCCACTGTCTCGAATCGCTCGAACGGATGGGCAACCCCGAGTCGCTCGACGAGATGAAACAGCGCGCCCAACGCCGCGACAAACCCGCCATCCGCATCATCGGGAAAATCGGCGACGAGGACGGTCTGGAGGCCATTCGCGATTACGTGGACGCCGACCCCGGCATGGCGAAACCCGTGCTGAAGGCTATCGGGGAAATCGGTAGCGAGGAGGCGACCCAAGACGTTGCCAATCAACTGGCCGCCGAGGACGCCTCGGTCCGCAGTCAGGCCGCCCGTTCGCTCGGTCTCATCGGCGACACGCGCGCCATCGAACCGCTCGCGGACGTGTTGGAAGACGACGAAGCCGACGAAGTTCGCGCGAGTGCCGCGTGGGCGCTCAACCAAATCGGCACGGAACGTGCGCTCGAAGAAGTGCGAGCGTACAGCGAGGACCGCGCGTACATCGTCCAGTCTGAAGCCGAGAAGGCCCTCGATACCGAAGGCGAGCGCGCCGCATAA
- a CDS encoding DUF7289 family protein, with the protein MFGGRTESERGQSNVVGVVLLLGVTIIGTGLIVGYGSSALEDSKRVSEINGAEHAMTQLDSKASLVGIGDSTVQRLTLGFDGSRTRVENESGWLRINMTPEGGTENVVMNESLGAVVYENGDTAIAYEGGGVWKRTNGGATMISPPEVHYRQTTLTLPLVTITGRGPLSGSATIQKNGSPEPQFPVASESLRNPLVQSEVNLTVHSEYYQAWGRFFEQRTGGEVDFDHENQTATLRLVTPPNVPKISQGVASTSSQKLVIQGGGGGETFTNSYNSSKGDYDATKGTSGTIKTVGGVQMQGKAEIRGDLVSGGGEVELGSSNAHLGGNLSYGGSIDLHKQATVDGWTAANGSVAAIDPVGSMVLSKRETFEDNNDNEDTSAISGDELTGCDSICTLTEGDYYLEQIDLDSGDELVIDLDGGSVDLAVAGEIGLHGGTITVQNPDGGRVNVYMDASEFTVEDGTVTVPGDRSGKFRVYGPPGVDAEFTGSGTQFVGMLYAPDSDGRFGSISVTSHAEVYGALVGGRTTLQSGGVVHYDAALAKESTLPPGYDSAPHVTYLHVSVNRVNVTSS; encoded by the coding sequence ATGTTCGGAGGACGTACCGAGTCGGAACGCGGCCAGTCGAACGTCGTCGGCGTCGTCCTCCTTCTCGGCGTGACCATCATCGGCACGGGTCTCATCGTCGGATACGGTTCGTCTGCACTCGAAGACTCGAAGCGCGTGTCGGAAATCAACGGGGCCGAACACGCGATGACGCAACTCGACTCGAAGGCGAGTCTCGTCGGCATCGGCGACAGTACGGTCCAACGGCTGACTCTCGGATTCGACGGGAGTCGAACCCGAGTCGAAAACGAAAGCGGTTGGCTCCGGATAAACATGACACCGGAGGGCGGAACCGAGAACGTGGTGATGAACGAGTCGCTCGGGGCTGTCGTCTACGAGAATGGCGACACGGCCATCGCCTACGAAGGTGGTGGCGTCTGGAAGCGAACCAACGGCGGCGCGACGATGATTTCGCCTCCAGAAGTCCACTACCGCCAGACGACGCTGACGCTTCCGCTCGTCACCATCACGGGACGGGGTCCGCTCTCTGGGTCGGCAACCATCCAGAAGAACGGGAGTCCGGAGCCACAGTTCCCAGTTGCAAGCGAGAGCCTTCGAAACCCACTCGTCCAGTCGGAGGTCAACCTGACCGTCCACAGCGAGTACTACCAAGCGTGGGGTCGATTCTTCGAGCAACGGACCGGTGGCGAAGTGGACTTCGACCACGAGAATCAGACGGCGACGCTACGACTCGTCACGCCGCCTAACGTCCCGAAAATCAGTCAGGGAGTGGCCTCGACCTCTTCACAGAAGCTCGTCATTCAGGGTGGTGGTGGCGGCGAGACCTTCACTAACAGTTATAACTCCTCGAAGGGCGACTACGACGCGACGAAAGGGACTTCGGGGACAATCAAGACGGTCGGTGGCGTCCAGATGCAGGGCAAAGCAGAGATTCGAGGCGACCTCGTCTCCGGCGGCGGTGAAGTCGAACTCGGGAGTTCGAACGCACATCTCGGTGGCAACCTCTCGTACGGCGGTAGTATCGACCTCCACAAGCAGGCGACAGTCGATGGTTGGACCGCCGCCAACGGGTCGGTCGCCGCTATCGACCCGGTCGGGTCGATGGTCCTCAGCAAGCGCGAGACGTTCGAGGACAACAACGACAACGAGGACACGAGCGCCATCAGCGGTGACGAACTCACGGGGTGCGACTCGATCTGCACCCTGACTGAGGGCGACTACTACCTCGAACAAATAGACCTCGACAGCGGCGACGAACTCGTCATCGACCTCGACGGCGGGAGCGTTGACCTTGCCGTCGCCGGGGAAATCGGCCTCCACGGCGGGACGATAACGGTTCAGAACCCCGATGGCGGCCGAGTAAACGTCTACATGGACGCGTCGGAGTTCACCGTCGAAGATGGCACCGTAACGGTTCCCGGCGACCGTTCCGGGAAGTTCCGGGTGTACGGACCGCCGGGCGTGGACGCCGAGTTCACGGGGTCGGGAACCCAGTTCGTCGGGATGTTGTACGCACCGGACAGCGACGGGCGGTTCGGGTCTATCTCCGTGACGAGCCACGCAGAGGTGTACGGTGCCCTCGTCGGCGGCCGAACTACCCTTCAGTCTGGCGGGGTCGTCCACTACGACGCTGCACTGGCAAAAGAGTCCACGCTCCCGCCGGGGTACGATTCTGCGCCGCACGTCACGTACCTCCACGTCAGCGTCAACCGGGTCAACGTCACCAGTTCCTAA
- a CDS encoding transporter gives MRLSTIVLLLGAVVFAIPVPGTFILGGLILALGGIARWLDF, from the coding sequence ATGCGACTCTCGACCATCGTACTACTGCTCGGCGCAGTCGTGTTCGCTATCCCAGTTCCGGGGACGTTCATCCTCGGCGGTCTGATACTCGCGCTCGGTGGTATCGCACGTTGGCTCGACTTCTGA
- a CDS encoding 30S ribosomal protein S3ae — protein MSERSVSKQKQEKRWYTIHAPQQFDRQELGETPADEPEKVYGRNIETTLGELQGDAGENNTKLTFKINDVGSDAAYTEFIKHELTRDYLRSLVRRGASKVEAYVTVLTTDDYRVQIQPVAFTTKSADASQEKAIRNTMTEIVREAAEDRTFEDIIDSVVEGRLSSAIYGEAKTIYPLRRVEIQKATLEARPEEVAAEEEAAVDVDEEDVEV, from the coding sequence ATGAGCGAACGAAGCGTATCCAAGCAGAAACAGGAGAAGCGATGGTACACCATCCACGCTCCCCAACAGTTCGACCGACAGGAACTGGGCGAGACGCCCGCGGACGAACCGGAGAAGGTGTACGGCCGCAACATCGAAACGACGCTCGGCGAACTCCAAGGAGACGCCGGAGAGAACAACACGAAGCTGACGTTCAAAATCAACGACGTGGGCAGTGACGCCGCGTACACCGAGTTCATCAAGCACGAACTCACGCGCGACTACCTGCGTAGCCTCGTCCGTCGCGGTGCCTCGAAGGTCGAGGCCTACGTGACCGTGCTGACGACGGACGACTACCGCGTCCAGATTCAGCCCGTCGCGTTCACGACCAAGAGCGCCGACGCGTCCCAGGAGAAGGCCATCCGCAACACGATGACCGAAATCGTGCGCGAGGCCGCAGAGGACCGCACCTTCGAAGACATCATCGACAGCGTCGTCGAAGGGCGACTCTCCTCGGCCATCTACGGCGAGGCCAAGACCATCTACCCGCTGCGCCGCGTCGAGATTCAGAAGGCGACGCTGGAAGCCCGTCCCGAAGAAGTCGCTGCCGAAGAAGAGGCAGCGGTGGACGTGGACGAAGAAGACGTGGAAGTCTAA
- a CDS encoding KEOPS complex subunit Pcc1, with translation MTGEVNTRTATVRSRFEDSETAEILASSVRVDNTPEIDTRVEVGGDDGATVVTTVSRETTGGLQSTLDDYVVNLTVAEKIVQLANQQQTDTNTEYNS, from the coding sequence ATGACAGGCGAAGTGAATACTCGAACGGCGACCGTTCGGTCCCGGTTCGAGGATAGCGAAACTGCCGAAATACTCGCGAGTTCGGTCCGAGTCGACAACACGCCCGAAATCGACACCCGTGTCGAAGTGGGTGGCGACGACGGTGCGACTGTCGTCACGACCGTCTCGCGTGAGACGACCGGCGGCCTGCAATCGACGCTCGACGACTACGTCGTCAACCTCACCGTCGCGGAGAAAATCGTACAGCTAGCGAACCAACAGCAGACAGACACCAACACAGAATACAACTCATGA
- a CDS encoding plastocyanin/azurin family copper-binding protein: MNRRSYLAGVGTLAATSLAGCSAIQTTSSSNSGEYDIGMGSTFFRPTELTVKKGTTVVWRNTGNRRHTVTAYEGQLPDGAEYFASGGFDSEQAARDGWMGGLEGRINAGTTFEHTFDVVGEHHYFCIPHEPGGMTGKIVVEE; the protein is encoded by the coding sequence ATGAACCGCCGGAGCTATCTCGCCGGAGTCGGCACACTCGCCGCCACCTCTCTTGCGGGCTGTAGCGCCATCCAAACCACCAGTTCGAGCAACAGCGGCGAGTACGACATCGGCATGGGTTCGACGTTCTTCAGGCCCACCGAACTCACCGTCAAGAAGGGAACCACGGTCGTCTGGCGGAACACCGGCAACCGCCGTCACACCGTCACCGCCTACGAGGGCCAGCTTCCCGACGGCGCGGAGTACTTCGCCTCGGGCGGCTTCGACTCCGAGCAGGCCGCCAGAGACGGGTGGATGGGCGGCTTGGAAGGTCGAATTAACGCTGGTACGACGTTCGAGCACACCTTCGACGTAGTTGGCGAACACCACTACTTCTGCATCCCGCACGAACCGGGCGGGATGACTGGGAAAATCGTCGTCGAAGAGTAA
- a CDS encoding DUF7837 family putative zinc-binding protein produces the protein MSTNRTTLGDCPNCGGTITRAYLLIEYESAGQPAKFAECPNCRDVVHPSGE, from the coding sequence ATGTCTACCAACCGGACGACGCTCGGCGACTGTCCGAACTGCGGGGGGACGATTACGAGGGCCTACCTCCTCATCGAGTACGAATCGGCCGGACAACCCGCGAAGTTCGCCGAGTGTCCCAACTGTCGGGACGTCGTTCACCCCTCAGGTGAGTAG
- a CDS encoding protein sorting system archaetidylserine synthase (This PssA-like phosphatidyltransferase, along with a PssD-like decarboxylase, is required in Haloarchaea for the archaeosortase ArtA to replace the PGF-CTERM sorting signal with a C-terminal lipid anchor.), with the protein MQPRFVGRLGLADAVTVSNAALGFLAAVTATIEPALAARLVLLAAIADGLDGVVARKAGSTPAGEYLDSLADVASFAVAPAVLVFVVARETVGLSGGGLTTATLQTAAVFCVPALFVAMAVVRLGLYTAYDLGNHHTTGAPSTLGATVLAALVLVGVQAPAILLGATALFAYLMVARITYPDLYARDALAMGGVQALAILVPTAFGRAFPKALLIAALAYLLLGPRFYWRDCPETTATAPGPGRESDASGPDSS; encoded by the coding sequence ATGCAACCCCGGTTCGTGGGGCGGCTCGGACTCGCCGACGCCGTCACGGTTTCGAACGCCGCGCTGGGCTTTCTCGCGGCGGTCACTGCCACTATCGAACCGGCGCTGGCCGCGCGGTTGGTGTTGCTCGCGGCCATCGCGGACGGACTCGACGGCGTCGTCGCGCGCAAGGCCGGAAGCACGCCCGCGGGCGAGTACCTCGACTCGTTGGCCGACGTGGCGTCGTTCGCTGTCGCACCTGCAGTCCTCGTCTTCGTCGTCGCGCGCGAAACGGTTGGCCTCTCAGGGGGTGGCCTCACCACCGCCACGCTGCAGACGGCCGCAGTCTTCTGCGTTCCCGCCCTGTTCGTGGCGATGGCTGTGGTCCGATTGGGGCTGTACACCGCCTACGACCTTGGAAACCATCACACGACTGGCGCGCCAAGCACACTCGGCGCGACGGTGCTAGCGGCGCTGGTGCTGGTCGGCGTCCAAGCCCCTGCGATACTGCTCGGTGCGACCGCGCTGTTTGCCTATCTGATGGTCGCCCGGATTACCTACCCGGACCTCTACGCCCGCGACGCGCTGGCGATGGGCGGCGTGCAGGCGCTCGCTATTCTCGTTCCGACCGCGTTCGGCCGAGCGTTTCCGAAGGCCCTCCTCATTGCGGCGCTGGCGTACCTACTGCTTGGCCCGCGGTTCTACTGGCGGGACTGTCCGGAGACCACCGCTACTGCGCCTGGTCCAGGTAGGGAGTCAGACGCGAGCGGGCCGGACTCGTCGTGA
- a CDS encoding exonuclease RecJ, giving the protein MSTSGRTGDGNASAASDVAAVLGESAFVRVLTRADGDCLAAAGLLAHALREQGVPYQVRVARFGATSEASAESDDTIVTVGLDCAADATLESDATPASVTAFDAANELEASPDVTLALAGVIAGGHPPGAGESAHLLESGGFEQRPGVGIPTDDLADGLAHTTLAHADYSGDAGAVQATLAELGLPAELDESAHRKIASEFALATIDAPQANARAADAVERALRPHETPAGPFATLEGYADVLDSVARERPGTGVALALGHEARDPALAAWRDHAQAAHAALAEGTTGRYDGLFVLRTEDAPVETVARLLRDFRSPEPIALVVGDGVAAAAASEDCGVGATMSDAAGATEGTGGGTARRGYAEFDTDTKEFLGAFREARR; this is encoded by the coding sequence ATGTCTACCTCGGGTCGAACAGGCGACGGGAACGCCAGCGCGGCCAGCGACGTGGCCGCCGTCCTCGGCGAGTCTGCGTTCGTTCGCGTGCTGACGCGCGCGGACGGCGACTGCCTCGCCGCGGCCGGACTGCTCGCACACGCACTCCGCGAGCAAGGCGTCCCGTACCAAGTGCGAGTCGCGCGCTTCGGTGCTACCAGCGAAGCGAGCGCCGAGTCTGACGATACCATCGTCACCGTCGGCCTCGACTGCGCGGCAGACGCAACCCTCGAAAGCGACGCGACCCCGGCGAGCGTGACCGCCTTCGACGCCGCGAACGAACTCGAAGCGTCACCCGACGTGACGCTCGCACTCGCAGGCGTCATCGCTGGCGGCCATCCGCCGGGCGCTGGCGAGAGCGCGCATCTGCTCGAATCCGGTGGCTTCGAACAGCGACCTGGCGTCGGGATTCCGACCGACGACCTCGCGGACGGACTCGCACACACCACCCTCGCGCACGCCGACTACTCCGGAGACGCAGGAGCCGTACAGGCCACGCTGGCCGAACTCGGCCTCCCTGCCGAACTGGACGAGTCGGCCCATCGCAAGATTGCCTCGGAGTTCGCACTCGCAACCATCGACGCGCCGCAGGCGAACGCACGCGCCGCCGACGCCGTGGAACGTGCGCTCCGGCCGCACGAGACGCCAGCGGGGCCGTTCGCCACGCTCGAAGGCTACGCCGACGTGCTCGATTCGGTCGCACGCGAGCGACCGGGGACGGGCGTCGCGCTGGCACTCGGACACGAGGCACGCGACCCCGCGCTCGCGGCGTGGCGCGACCACGCCCAAGCCGCACATGCAGCGCTCGCAGAGGGGACGACCGGCCGATACGACGGCCTGTTCGTCCTTCGGACTGAGGATGCGCCGGTCGAGACGGTGGCACGCCTCCTCCGAGACTTCCGCTCGCCGGAGCCAATCGCGCTCGTCGTCGGCGACGGCGTTGCGGCGGCCGCCGCGAGCGAAGACTGCGGCGTCGGCGCGACCATGAGCGACGCGGCAGGCGCGACAGAAGGCACGGGCGGCGGCACCGCTCGCCGCGGCTACGCCGAGTTCGACACCGATACCAAGGAGTTCTTAGGCGCGTTCCGGGAGGCACGACGATGA
- a CDS encoding right-handed parallel beta-helix repeat-containing protein: MTRSSRRTFLKVAGATGVGTNLTGGSGSVAGLASGRRTLRTVVVPDDYETIQAAVDDARAGDLLLVEPGVYRETVMIRTPRITLRGTDRNRTILDGEFERNIGVCAEADGVAIENLTARHYRANGFYWSHATGFRGSYLTAYNNGSYGIYAIDSVDGRFEHSYASGHPDSGFYIGHRHPFHAIVTDVIAENNAWGYSGTSAGGDLTIRDSVWRNNMAGIVPNTLSDGEPPQHDARIVGNEVADNNNEDAPAIRTTYPAFGTGILLWGGKRNLVANNDVRNHENFGIALERNVAVCSGNRIRNNRVSESGVADLAVGTPVGQNNRFLNNEYETSLPQNVEAGTASGALRVTAVFAEQRARARGEFPSGDWREQPVPDSQPSMQNPQRDPIPADKTHGY; the protein is encoded by the coding sequence GTGACTCGCAGTTCTCGCCGGACGTTTTTGAAAGTAGCAGGGGCGACGGGCGTCGGAACGAACCTCACGGGCGGTTCCGGCAGCGTCGCGGGTCTCGCGAGCGGCCGCCGCACACTCCGAACGGTGGTCGTGCCGGACGACTACGAGACGATTCAGGCGGCGGTAGACGACGCGCGAGCGGGCGACCTGCTACTCGTGGAACCGGGCGTCTACAGAGAGACGGTGATGATTCGAACGCCGCGGATTACGCTCCGCGGAACGGACCGCAATCGGACGATTCTCGACGGCGAGTTCGAACGAAACATCGGCGTCTGCGCCGAAGCCGACGGCGTCGCCATCGAGAATCTGACCGCTCGGCACTACCGAGCCAACGGGTTCTACTGGTCGCACGCGACAGGATTCCGGGGGAGCTACCTGACCGCGTACAACAACGGGAGTTACGGCATCTACGCTATCGACTCGGTAGACGGCCGTTTCGAACACAGTTACGCCTCGGGCCATCCCGACTCGGGATTCTACATCGGTCACCGCCACCCGTTCCACGCAATCGTCACCGACGTAATCGCCGAGAACAACGCGTGGGGGTACTCCGGCACGAGCGCCGGCGGGGACCTGACGATTCGCGACTCGGTGTGGCGCAACAACATGGCTGGCATCGTCCCGAACACGCTCTCGGACGGCGAACCGCCACAGCACGACGCCCGCATCGTCGGCAACGAAGTCGCCGACAACAACAACGAAGACGCACCCGCGATTCGAACGACGTACCCCGCGTTCGGCACGGGCATCCTGCTGTGGGGCGGCAAGCGAAATCTCGTAGCCAACAACGACGTTCGGAACCACGAGAACTTCGGCATCGCGCTCGAACGAAACGTCGCGGTCTGCTCGGGCAATCGGATTCGGAACAATCGCGTCTCGGAGTCGGGTGTCGCAGACCTCGCGGTCGGCACGCCAGTCGGTCAGAACAACCGCTTCCTGAACAACGAGTACGAGACGAGTCTGCCGCAAAACGTCGAGGCCGGAACGGCGAGCGGAGCGCTCCGAGTCACCGCTGTGTTCGCCGAGCAGCGCGCTCGTGCGCGCGGTGAGTTTCCAAGTGGCGACTGGCGCGAGCAACCTGTCCCGGACTCACAGCCGTCGATGCAGAACCCCCAGCGGGACCCGATACCGGCCGACAAGACGCACGGCTACTGA
- the eif1A gene encoding translation initiation factor eIF-1A, with protein MSDDGGRRNLRMPDDDELFAVVTEMLGKNRVRLRCNDGVERMGRIPGRMRKRIWIRRDDIVLAEPWDWQDEKADIEWRYDGAAQDQLRREGHINVE; from the coding sequence ATGAGTGACGATGGCGGGCGACGGAATCTCCGGATGCCCGACGACGACGAACTGTTCGCCGTGGTGACCGAGATGCTCGGCAAGAACCGAGTGCGACTTCGCTGCAACGACGGCGTCGAGCGGATGGGCCGCATTCCGGGCCGTATGCGGAAGCGAATCTGGATTCGCCGCGACGACATCGTGCTGGCGGAACCGTGGGACTGGCAGGACGAGAAGGCAGACATCGAGTGGCGCTACGACGGCGCTGCGCAGGACCAACTCCGCCGAGAAGGCCACATCAACGTCGAGTAG
- a CDS encoding HalOD1 output domain-containing protein has protein sequence MPRENIDPVEIEVATGDGTGASTYVFDISEHMIRGEVCTGIALALGEALGRSPERMTPLSSVVDCDALQLLFHTRRYGDLRDDVSVSFPYDIYTVTVEAGGQVVLQAQE, from the coding sequence ATGCCGAGAGAGAACATCGACCCCGTAGAAATCGAAGTAGCGACTGGGGACGGGACGGGGGCTTCGACGTACGTCTTCGACATCAGCGAGCACATGATACGTGGAGAGGTCTGTACGGGCATCGCGCTCGCGCTCGGGGAAGCCCTCGGCCGCAGTCCCGAACGAATGACGCCGTTGAGTTCCGTCGTCGATTGCGACGCGCTCCAACTCCTGTTCCACACGCGTCGCTACGGCGACTTGCGCGACGACGTATCGGTGTCGTTCCCGTACGACATCTACACAGTCACCGTGGAAGCAGGTGGACAGGTCGTCCTACAGGCCCAAGAGTAG
- a CDS encoding 30S ribosomal protein S15 — MARMHTRRRGSSDSDKPVADEPPEWSDVDEDAIEERVVELADQGHSPSQIGLKLRDEGVKGTPVPNVKLATGKKVTEILEENDATGDLPEDLENLMVRAIRLREHMDENPQDAQNKRALQNTQSKVRRLVDYYRGDELDEDFTYSYEKAKELLE, encoded by the coding sequence ATGGCACGAATGCACACCCGCCGCCGCGGCTCGTCCGACTCGGACAAGCCCGTGGCAGACGAACCGCCGGAGTGGAGCGACGTAGACGAAGACGCAATCGAAGAGCGAGTCGTCGAGCTTGCAGACCAGGGCCACAGCCCGAGCCAAATCGGTCTGAAGCTGCGCGACGAAGGCGTCAAGGGCACGCCGGTCCCGAACGTCAAACTCGCGACTGGGAAGAAGGTCACCGAAATCCTCGAAGAGAACGACGCCACTGGCGACCTCCCCGAGGACTTGGAGAACCTGATGGTTCGCGCCATCCGACTGCGCGAGCACATGGACGAGAACCCGCAGGACGCTCAGAACAAGCGCGCCCTGCAGAACACCCAGTCGAAGGTCCGTCGCCTCGTGGACTACTACCGCGGCGACGAACTCGACGAGGACTTCACGTACTCCTACGAGAAAGCGAAAGAACTCCTCGAATAG
- a CDS encoding lamin tail domain-containing protein, which produces MKMSRRKVLASTSTALGIIVGGCTEKQNPSKQTRNTQSQGAAQTTQTRTDATTSQRSSNESEKKSIQTTQSTTSNSSLPPIYISQMVPNPKGDDETKLNNEVVTIEMNSNTSRDLSGYRLEYSTGKTYTFPDIVTDVPPNSNITIHSGSGENETSQTTNSEFTLHVGSETQLLSNQDGKVSLLNRNGEIVHEVSYSSVKEGEIVATAE; this is translated from the coding sequence ATGAAAATGAGCCGCCGGAAAGTTCTCGCGTCAACCTCGACCGCTTTAGGAATCATCGTTGGCGGTTGCACAGAAAAGCAGAATCCCTCAAAACAGACAAGGAACACTCAATCCCAAGGTGCTGCCCAAACAACACAAACAAGAACTGACGCAACAACTTCTCAACGCTCGTCAAACGAATCTGAGAAGAAATCAATTCAGACGACCCAAAGCACGACTTCTAATTCGTCCCTTCCACCGATTTACATCTCTCAGATGGTTCCAAACCCGAAAGGCGATGACGAAACGAAGCTCAATAATGAAGTAGTGACTATCGAGATGAATAGTAATACAAGTCGAGATTTGAGTGGGTATCGGCTTGAATACTCGACAGGAAAAACGTACACCTTCCCGGACATAGTTACTGACGTGCCGCCTAACTCCAATATTACTATACACTCGGGCTCAGGCGAAAACGAAACAAGTCAAACAACCAACTCCGAATTCACGCTTCACGTCGGGTCCGAAACGCAACTATTGAGCAATCAAGATGGGAAGGTATCTCTTCTGAACAGAAATGGAGAGATAGTGCATGAGGTGTCGTACTCTTCGGTCAAAGAAGGAGAAATCGTTGCAACCGCCGAATAG